The following proteins are encoded in a genomic region of Synechococcus sp. CBW1002:
- a CDS encoding energy-coupling factor transporter transmembrane protein EcfT, translating into MDWLRQMPIGQYVADDDSQAGTGSGSWLKRLDPRLKLGWTVAFLVTPILAGPIWRLGLVALLLLITAVCGLPWRLWRRSLPLLLALALFVGVLASLLPAGSAPAAPLQRPPDEVRLEPGPPGSPAPSRSGQRWELVHWGPVQLGPLPLGPLVISRRSAELGLNGATLLFTLIHSANLLLLSTSPEALVWAIGWFLKPLASLGWPVDRLGFTLLLSLRFLPLVQEELQNLLRSISTRAVNLRQLGWKGSLALVLAVGERLLANVLLRAEQGAEALLARGGHWLAPDRLHQPPASLGSATVVGGIALVALLLLRWQVGAL; encoded by the coding sequence GTGGACTGGCTGCGGCAGATGCCGATCGGCCAGTACGTGGCCGACGACGACTCCCAGGCGGGGACGGGATCCGGCAGCTGGCTGAAGCGGCTGGATCCGCGCCTCAAGCTCGGCTGGACCGTGGCTTTTCTGGTGACGCCGATCCTGGCCGGCCCGATCTGGCGCCTGGGCCTGGTCGCCCTGTTACTGCTGATCACGGCGGTGTGCGGCCTGCCCTGGCGCCTGTGGCGCCGCAGCCTGCCGCTGCTGCTCGCCCTGGCTCTGTTCGTGGGGGTGCTGGCCTCTCTGCTGCCGGCCGGATCGGCTCCAGCGGCCCCCCTACAGCGCCCTCCGGACGAAGTACGTCTCGAGCCGGGTCCACCGGGCAGTCCCGCCCCCAGCCGCTCCGGCCAGCGCTGGGAGCTGGTCCACTGGGGGCCGGTCCAGCTGGGCCCCCTTCCCCTGGGACCGCTGGTGATCAGCCGTCGCTCGGCCGAGCTGGGCCTCAACGGTGCCACCCTGCTGTTCACCCTGATCCACAGCGCCAACCTGCTGCTGCTCAGCACCAGTCCCGAGGCACTGGTCTGGGCGATCGGCTGGTTCCTCAAGCCCCTGGCCTCCCTGGGCTGGCCGGTGGACCGGCTCGGCTTCACCCTGCTGCTGTCGCTGCGCTTCCTGCCTCTGGTGCAGGAGGAGTTGCAAAACCTGCTGCGCTCGATCTCCACCCGGGCGGTGAACCTCAGGCAGCTCGGCTGGAAGGGAAGCCTGGCGCTGGTGCTGGCCGTGGGAGAGCGCCTGCTGGCCAATGTGCTGCTGCGGGCCGAACAGGGGGCCGAGGCCCTGCTGGCCCGGGGCGGCCACTGGCTGGCGCCTGACCGATTGCACCAGCCTCCGGCTTCGCTCGGCAGCGCCACCGTGGTCGGCGGAATCGCTCTGGTGGCCCTGCTGCTGCTGCGCTGGCAGGTCGGTGCTCTTTAA